The proteins below come from a single Holdemania massiliensis genomic window:
- the dnaA gene encoding chromosomal replication initiator protein DnaA, producing MTVMDSYLSDIWKRTLTLILEKGKQQEKLDNLIFNQFFSDSKLMDLDEKKALVVVPGYIQQTIMMQNKEIVEEAISEVQERKISCEIVMESQLQKIRPLAAKKKAPAITGLNTTNLIQDYTFDNFVVGGSNRESHSAALACAYNPGQFFNPLFIYGNSGLGKTHLLNAIGNYVSEHAPDKKVYYTTSEDFVNAVVNSIKNGQIQEFKEEMNDLDVLLVDDIQFLAGKEKSHETFFYIFNELVNNKKQICLTSDRHPTEIKGLEERLISRFSSGLSVGVDSPEFETSVAILKVKLEKQSVDPSIIDDDVLAYIASNFSQDVRKLEGALNRLLFYSINFSNSTRIDFKTAVSAFRGQAQTIDKNDLTASKIIRCVADYYGLTKLQLVSKTRTKNIATARHMAMYLCRKHLDMPYVKIGDEFGKRDHSTVMSACEKVEKGLKNDDVYRKAVSELEKLMQVN from the coding sequence ATGACAGTAATGGATTCTTACTTATCCGATATCTGGAAGCGAACCCTGACGCTGATCTTAGAAAAGGGGAAACAGCAGGAAAAACTGGACAATCTGATCTTTAATCAGTTTTTCTCCGATTCCAAGCTGATGGACCTTGATGAAAAGAAAGCACTGGTTGTCGTGCCCGGATATATCCAACAAACGATTATGATGCAGAACAAAGAGATCGTAGAGGAAGCGATCAGCGAAGTTCAAGAGCGGAAAATCAGCTGCGAAATCGTCATGGAAAGTCAGCTGCAGAAAATCCGGCCGCTGGCGGCGAAGAAGAAAGCACCGGCGATTACCGGCTTAAACACAACGAATTTGATTCAGGATTACACCTTTGATAATTTCGTTGTCGGAGGCAGCAATCGGGAAAGCCACTCTGCGGCTCTGGCCTGCGCCTACAATCCAGGTCAGTTCTTCAATCCGCTGTTTATCTACGGCAATTCCGGCTTAGGGAAGACGCATCTGCTCAATGCCATCGGCAACTACGTCAGCGAACACGCACCGGACAAAAAAGTCTACTACACGACCAGCGAAGACTTCGTCAACGCCGTCGTCAATTCCATCAAAAATGGTCAAATTCAGGAATTCAAAGAAGAAATGAATGACCTGGACGTCCTGCTGGTCGATGATATTCAGTTTCTGGCCGGCAAAGAAAAGAGCCATGAAACGTTCTTCTACATCTTTAATGAATTGGTCAACAATAAGAAACAGATCTGCCTGACTTCCGACCGGCATCCTACCGAAATCAAAGGCCTGGAAGAACGTCTGATCAGCCGCTTCTCCTCTGGATTGTCCGTCGGTGTGGACTCACCTGAATTTGAAACATCCGTGGCCATCCTCAAAGTCAAGCTGGAAAAACAAAGCGTTGATCCTTCAATTATTGATGACGATGTTCTGGCTTATATCGCGTCCAACTTCTCACAGGATGTGCGTAAGCTGGAAGGGGCACTAAACCGATTATTGTTCTATTCGATCAATTTCTCCAACAGCACCCGCATCGATTTTAAAACTGCGGTTTCCGCTTTCCGCGGACAGGCACAGACGATTGACAAAAACGATTTGACCGCTTCCAAAATCATCCGCTGTGTTGCCGATTACTACGGCTTAACAAAACTGCAGCTGGTTTCCAAAACGCGGACTAAAAATATAGCCACAGCCCGCCATATGGCCATGTATCTGTGCCGCAAGCATCTTGACATGCCGTATGTAAAAATTGGCGATGAATTTGGCAAACGTGATCATTCTACTGTGATGAGCGCCTGCGAAAAAGTGGAGAAGGGATTAAAGAACGACGATGTTTACCGCAAGGCTGTCAGCGAATTAGAGAAGCTCATGCAGGTGAATTAG